The nucleotide sequence TGTTTTTGGATATTTGGCTTCTTTAAAACGAACAAAAATGCAAATCAAACTGTTCGCAAGTCATTCTAAGAACTACCTTTGTTTTGCTCTCTGAGCAAGGGGATTGAGGGGTTCATATTTAAGTCGAACAGTATTTCAAGTACAGATGTCATCAAGCCAAGAGAGTCGTAAATTACAGGAAGCCACCTTTGGTGCAGGCTGCTTTTGGTGTGTTGAGGCAGTATTCCAAGAGTTGCGAGGCGTGACTCAAGTATATCCCGGATACAGCGGTGGCGACATAAAGAATCCTGCGTATCGTGAAGTTTGTAATGGAATCACGGGACACGCTGAAGTGGCGAGAATCACATTCGACCCTAATGAGATTGCATTCACCGACTTACTGCGTGTTTTCTTTCAATCACATGATCCCACTATACTCAATCGTCAAGGAGCTGACGTAGGTACACAGTACAGAAGTGTGATTTTTTACCACGACGAATATCAGAGAGATCTGGCTGAGCGGGCCAAAGCAACAATGGATTCTAGCGATTTGTATGCAAATCAAGTAGTGACGGCTATTGAGCCGCTGACGAATTTTTATAGAGCAGAAGAAGATCACCACAACTACTATATGAAAAACACCAGCGCTCCATACTGCCAGGCAGTAGTAAAGCCTAAAGTAGAAAGATTCAGAAAACAGTTTGACGACCTCCGAAAGCAAGAACTCAAGCATTAGGAATTGGTTCTCACCGGCGATTCTATTCTTTTGGCTTCTTAGCCAGAATGTGTCTGCGCAGGAAAGTTTTTACCCTGATACTTTGAATACCAAGCGACTAAATGCCGTCGCAATCACAGCAGGGGTGGGGTATGTCGGCTCAATGTCGGCACTTTACGGTTTGTGGTACGCCGATTATGAGTCAACACCGTTCACGTTTTTTGATGATTCAGATGAATGGCTCGGTATGGACAAGGCGGGGCATGCCCTCACAGCTTATCAGATTTCTCGTTACGGATATGGTATTCTCCGATGGACAGGCTTGGAAGAGCGAAAGAGTATGTGGTGGAGTAGTGGGGTGAGCCTGCTGTTTCTTACCAATGTGGAGGTTTTCGATGCTTACTCAAAAGGATGGGGCTTCAGTTGGGGCGATTTTGCTGCCAATGTTTCGGGAGCAGGACTATTCGTAGGGCAACAACTGCTTTGGCATGAGCAAAGAATGATGTTGAAGTTTTCCTACTCAGAATCGGGGTTAGCCCAATA is from Cryomorphaceae bacterium 1068 and encodes:
- a CDS encoding DUF2279 domain-containing protein, with product MNTKRLNAVAITAGVGYVGSMSALYGLWYADYESTPFTFFDDSDEWLGMDKAGHALTAYQISRYGYGILRWTGLEERKSMWWSSGVSLLFLTNVEVFDAYSKGWGFSWGDFAANVSGAGLFVGQQLLWHEQRMMLKFSYSESGLAQYRPELLGSSTLERIFKDYNGQTIWLSVSPGSFVHDGNVLPPWICFSFGYGGQNMLGGSSNPQFNEDGTALPDLNRYRQYYLSLDVDLTKIKTKSGFLRSVFSTFAILKVPAPTLEFSEGQTTWHWLYF
- the msrA gene encoding peptide-methionine (S)-S-oxide reductase MsrA; the protein is MSSSQESRKLQEATFGAGCFWCVEAVFQELRGVTQVYPGYSGGDIKNPAYREVCNGITGHAEVARITFDPNEIAFTDLLRVFFQSHDPTILNRQGADVGTQYRSVIFYHDEYQRDLAERAKATMDSSDLYANQVVTAIEPLTNFYRAEEDHHNYYMKNTSAPYCQAVVKPKVERFRKQFDDLRKQELKH